In the Artemia franciscana unplaced genomic scaffold, ASM3288406v1 PGA_scaffold_52, whole genome shotgun sequence genome, one interval contains:
- the LOC136041953 gene encoding uncharacterized protein LOC136041953, whose protein sequence is MNNWNQSKSNNRETHNRWKEYIHGTLNFALPADPPDGRPLFQLDISTEAISIYNIETVLRKLKNGKAADIDRTHPELLKYGVGVLPEPLHEVLMQIWDTEDIPTDWKKGYILKLIKKGRVADYDNWRGITLQSAGSEVLSQVLWKHIKTKVEAIFKDEQHGFQPSRSCAYIIFILRIFIEDSNKWQTEIIMAFMEFQKTFDSVHRDSLRNVLRYYGFPDKMVRIKMALNDKQMCAIQTNDKDLTEWFKVNSNGRQGCIRSSVLFILLIGFIKRTCNFISGWHCFHVIALKP, encoded by the exons atgaacaattggaaccag TCGAAATCGAATAATAGAGAAACGCATAATAGATGGAAAGAGTATATCCACGGAACATTAAATTTTGCCCTTCCTGCAgatcccccagatggtcgaccCCTTTTCCAATTAGACATAAGTACAGAGGCGattagtatatataatatagagACAGTACTACGTAAACTAAAGAATGGAAAAGCTGCTGACATCGATCGTACGCATCCTGAACTATTGAAATACGGTGTTGGAGTGCTACCTGAGCCACTACACGAAGTGTTAATGCAGATATGGGACACAGAGGATATTCCCACAGATTGGAAGAAAGGGTATATATTGAAACTAATTAAGAAGGGTAGAGTTGCTGATTACGACAATTGGCGAGGTATCACCCTACAGTCTGCTGGAAGCGAAGTCCTTAGCCAAGTACTTTGGAAACACATCAAGACAAAAGTTGAAGCCATATTCAAAGATGAACAGCATGGCTTCCAACCAAGTAGGTCATGTGCTTATATCATCTTTATTCTTAGAATATTTATTGAAGATTCAAATAAATGGCAGACTGAAATAATAATGGCTTTCATGGAATTCCAGAAGACTTTCGACTCAGTCCATAGAGACTCACTAAGGAATGTACTGCGCTACTATGGCTTCCCTGATAAAATGGTCAGAATTAAAATGGCGTTAAATGATAAACAAATGTGTGCTATTCAAACTAATGATAAGGACTTGACTGAGTGGTTCAAAGTCAACTCAAACGGTCGACAGGGGTGCATTCGGTCCTCAGTGCTGTTTATATTACTCATTGGTTTCATAAAGCGGACGTGCAACTTCATAAGTGGCTGGCAC TGTTTTCATGTGATAGCTTTGAAGCCATAA